In Actinoplanes derwentensis, the following proteins share a genomic window:
- the pulA gene encoding pullulanase-type alpha-1,6-glucosidase produces MKTWLVVHYQRADDDYSNWVLHAWGDLAPGADLAYPDGVPFAGEDAWGRFAWVRLAEGARKAGFLILNRHGGKDVDDDRWITLDDASEIWVTAGETEVRTEPPVPPEPEHDDVVIHYRRPGGDYAGWGLHCWEGVPVAEKPRWGSPRMPTRFDAFGAVFRVRVRPDAVGLRYVLHRGEHKDLPDDQRLDLTTTREVWLTAGQTAPVRPDLGDTLGPELDPARAHAVFLDRTTVALPEWFAARATAFTLNGLSLVPRPGGLFQAQSRLFPHLRAYRAYAVPELPDDELRELLRDRLLVEGPDGSAVTAVQIAGVLDDLYPDAATAELGPVLDDEGRPRLSVWAPTAQVVELELFRQTGDEPRIHPMTRDDTTGVWSVTGKRKWLHRWYRFRVRVWQPAVQRVATTSVTDPYSVSLAVDSTHSQIIDFDDPALAPPGWADLVKPPAVAPARMQITELSVRDFSVFDTTVPSPERGGFLAFTRDESNGMRHLRSLADAGLTHVHLLPVNDFATVPDRWADQAAPMCDLTSFPPDSAEQQRAVMEVADQDGFNWGYDPWHWTTPEGSFATDPDGPDRIRQMRAAVTALNQTGLRVVLDVVYNHTMGDGLDRFSVLDRIVPGYYHRLIADGSTAESTCCPNTATEHTMMARLVVDSLVTWAREYRIDGFRFDLMGHHPKSNILAVREALHRIDPDIALYGEGWNFGEVAYDARFVQATQVNMAGTGVGTFNDRLRDAIRGGSAHGDPGVRGFATGLGSDVPLWLHDQIKVGLSGALATYRFTGHDGHEHIGAEIGAGYAHDPGEAVNYVDAHDNEILYDAMAFKLPCGISQVDRARMQVLALAMVVLSQGAGFVAFGTERLRSKSLDRNSYNSGDWFNGVRWDPAQGNGFGLGLPPEADNRDQWDWARPLLGDPDLVPAPDVIGLAAERYRELLRIRRSSPVFGLPTAEEVQRRLSFPRSGPGEQPGVIVMDLDGTGLDARWGRTVVVFNATGTPARPDIPDAGGLRLHPELTGSVDPVLRGVTPAEIPARSVAVFVSAAP; encoded by the coding sequence GTGAAAACATGGCTGGTCGTGCATTACCAGCGGGCCGACGACGACTACTCCAACTGGGTCCTGCACGCCTGGGGTGACCTCGCCCCGGGCGCTGACCTGGCCTATCCCGACGGTGTCCCGTTCGCCGGGGAGGACGCGTGGGGCCGGTTCGCCTGGGTGCGCCTGGCCGAGGGCGCCCGGAAAGCCGGCTTCCTGATCCTGAACCGGCACGGCGGCAAGGATGTCGACGACGATCGCTGGATCACGCTCGACGACGCCAGCGAGATCTGGGTGACGGCCGGCGAGACCGAGGTCCGGACCGAGCCGCCGGTGCCGCCCGAGCCGGAGCACGACGACGTGGTGATCCACTACCGCCGCCCCGGCGGTGACTACGCGGGGTGGGGGCTGCACTGTTGGGAAGGCGTCCCGGTCGCCGAGAAACCTCGCTGGGGTTCGCCCCGGATGCCCACCCGTTTCGACGCGTTCGGCGCCGTCTTCCGGGTCCGGGTCCGGCCCGACGCGGTCGGCCTGCGCTACGTCCTGCACCGCGGCGAGCACAAGGATCTGCCCGACGACCAGCGGCTCGACCTGACCACCACCCGCGAGGTGTGGCTGACCGCCGGACAGACGGCACCGGTCCGCCCCGATCTCGGCGACACCCTCGGCCCCGAGCTGGACCCGGCCCGCGCCCACGCCGTCTTCCTCGACCGGACCACCGTCGCGCTGCCCGAGTGGTTCGCAGCGCGTGCCACGGCGTTCACCTTGAACGGGTTGAGCCTGGTCCCACGGCCGGGCGGCCTTTTCCAGGCACAGAGTCGCCTCTTCCCACATTTAAGGGCCTACCGGGCGTACGCGGTTCCCGAACTGCCCGACGACGAGCTGCGTGAGCTGCTGCGTGACCGGCTGCTCGTCGAGGGACCGGACGGGTCCGCCGTCACCGCGGTGCAGATCGCCGGAGTCCTCGACGATCTCTACCCGGACGCCGCCACCGCCGAGCTCGGCCCGGTCCTCGACGACGAGGGCCGCCCCCGTCTGTCGGTCTGGGCACCCACCGCCCAGGTCGTCGAGCTGGAACTGTTCCGCCAGACCGGCGACGAGCCCCGGATCCATCCGATGACCAGGGACGACACCACCGGCGTCTGGAGCGTCACCGGCAAGCGCAAATGGCTCCACCGGTGGTACCGATTCCGGGTCCGGGTGTGGCAGCCGGCCGTCCAGCGGGTGGCGACGACGAGCGTGACCGACCCGTACTCGGTGTCACTCGCCGTCGACTCCACCCACAGTCAGATCATCGATTTCGACGACCCCGCGCTCGCTCCGCCCGGTTGGGCCGATCTTGTCAAACCACCGGCGGTCGCCCCGGCCCGGATGCAGATCACCGAGCTGTCGGTGCGCGACTTCTCGGTCTTCGACACCACCGTGCCGTCGCCCGAGCGCGGTGGTTTCCTGGCCTTCACCCGCGACGAGTCGAACGGCATGCGGCACCTGCGGTCGCTTGCCGACGCCGGGCTCACCCACGTGCACCTGCTACCGGTCAACGACTTCGCCACCGTCCCGGACCGGTGGGCCGATCAGGCCGCACCGATGTGCGACCTGACGTCGTTCCCGCCCGACTCGGCCGAGCAGCAGCGGGCCGTGATGGAAGTGGCCGACCAGGACGGCTTCAACTGGGGTTACGACCCCTGGCACTGGACGACCCCGGAGGGGAGCTTCGCCACCGACCCGGACGGCCCCGACCGGATCCGGCAGATGCGGGCCGCGGTGACCGCCCTCAACCAGACCGGCCTGCGGGTCGTGCTCGACGTGGTCTACAACCACACGATGGGCGACGGCCTCGACCGGTTCAGTGTCCTGGACCGGATCGTGCCCGGCTACTACCACCGGCTGATCGCCGACGGCAGCACCGCCGAATCCACCTGCTGCCCCAACACCGCCACCGAGCACACCATGATGGCCCGGCTCGTCGTCGACTCGCTGGTCACCTGGGCCCGCGAGTACCGGATCGACGGTTTCCGCTTCGACCTGATGGGCCACCACCCCAAGAGCAACATCCTTGCGGTACGCGAGGCGCTGCACCGGATCGACCCGGACATCGCGCTCTACGGTGAGGGGTGGAACTTCGGCGAGGTGGCGTACGACGCCCGCTTCGTCCAGGCCACCCAGGTCAACATGGCCGGCACCGGCGTCGGCACCTTCAACGACCGGCTCCGGGACGCCATCCGCGGCGGCAGCGCCCACGGCGACCCCGGTGTGCGCGGCTTCGCGACCGGGCTCGGCTCCGACGTGCCGCTGTGGCTGCACGACCAGATCAAGGTCGGGCTCTCCGGGGCACTGGCCACCTACCGGTTCACCGGCCACGACGGGCACGAACACATCGGCGCCGAGATCGGGGCCGGATATGCGCACGACCCCGGTGAAGCCGTCAACTACGTGGACGCCCACGACAACGAGATCCTGTACGACGCGATGGCGTTCAAACTGCCCTGCGGGATCTCCCAGGTCGACCGGGCCCGGATGCAGGTCCTCGCCCTCGCGATGGTCGTGCTCAGCCAGGGTGCCGGATTCGTCGCGTTCGGGACCGAACGGCTGCGCTCCAAATCGCTGGACCGCAACTCGTACAACTCCGGCGACTGGTTCAACGGCGTCCGCTGGGACCCGGCCCAAGGCAACGGCTTCGGCCTCGGCCTGCCCCCCGAAGCCGACAACCGGGACCAGTGGGACTGGGCCCGGCCGCTGCTTGGCGACCCCGACCTGGTCCCGGCGCCGGACGTGATCGGCCTGGCCGCCGAACGCTACCGGGAACTGCTCCGGATCCGCCGGTCCTCGCCGGTCTTCGGGCTGCCCACCGCCGAAGAGGTGCAACGGCGCCTGTCGTTCCCGCGTAGTGGTCCCGGCGAACAACCCGGGGTGATCGTGATGGACCTGGACGGGACCGGGCTCGACGCCCGCTGGGGCCGGACCGTGGTGGTGTTCAACGCGACCGGCACACCGGCCCGCCCGGACATCCCGGACGCCGGCGGCCTGCGCCTGCACCCCGAGCTGACCGGTTCGGTCGACCCGGTGCTGCGTGGTGTCACCCCGGCCGAGATCCCGGCCCGCTCGGTCGCGGTCTTCGTGAGCGCCGCCCCCTGA
- a CDS encoding carbohydrate kinase family protein, giving the protein MSYAMVMGEALIDLLEADLDGGQVYRQAIGGAPLNVAVGVARLGGDARYAGTLSRDVLGERMAAFLRDAGVDQTGVRRVPVPTTLAVTTFEGAEPTFTFYGEPPSYALLTPADLDLGAVAGASVLYTGSICLLREPFVTAARAAWAVDGPLRVFDPNVRPTLLPDTAAIDALRTLVESFFATADLVKLSAADAVVLYGDDDPAAAAAHILGLGAAAVVVTRGSLGAHVATAAGDVSVPAPVVAAIDATGAGDSVMAALISSLLAGGRPVGLDGWAANVRFALSVAGLVCERPGGATAMPTPADLKARWGSL; this is encoded by the coding sequence GTGAGCTACGCGATGGTGATGGGTGAGGCGCTGATCGACCTGCTCGAAGCGGACCTCGACGGCGGGCAGGTCTACCGGCAGGCGATCGGCGGGGCACCGCTCAACGTCGCCGTCGGCGTGGCGCGCCTCGGCGGCGACGCCCGCTACGCGGGGACCCTGAGCCGGGACGTGCTGGGCGAGCGGATGGCGGCCTTCCTCCGGGACGCGGGTGTCGACCAGACGGGGGTACGGCGGGTGCCGGTCCCGACCACCCTCGCCGTCACCACGTTCGAAGGCGCCGAACCGACGTTCACGTTCTACGGCGAGCCACCGTCGTACGCGCTGCTCACCCCCGCCGACCTCGACCTCGGCGCGGTGGCCGGCGCCTCGGTGCTCTACACCGGGTCGATCTGCCTGCTCCGCGAACCGTTCGTGACCGCCGCCCGGGCCGCCTGGGCCGTCGACGGGCCGCTGCGTGTCTTCGACCCCAACGTCCGGCCCACCCTGCTGCCGGACACCGCCGCGATCGACGCACTGCGGACCCTGGTGGAATCCTTCTTCGCCACCGCCGACCTGGTCAAACTCAGTGCCGCCGACGCCGTCGTGCTCTACGGCGACGACGACCCGGCCGCCGCTGCCGCCCACATCCTCGGGCTCGGTGCCGCGGCCGTCGTCGTCACCCGGGGCTCCCTCGGCGCCCACGTCGCGACCGCCGCCGGAGACGTCTCGGTGCCTGCCCCGGTCGTCGCGGCCATCGACGCCACCGGCGCCGGCGACTCGGTCATGGCGGCCCTGATCAGCAGCCTTCTCGCCGGCGGGCGCCCGGTCGGCCTCGACGGCTGGGCGGCGAACGTGCGGTTCGCACTCTCGGTCGCCGGCCTGGTCTGCGAACGTCCGGGCGGCGCCACCGCGATGCCCACTCCCGCCGACCTGAAGGCCCGCTGGGGTTCCCTCTGA
- a CDS encoding PH domain-containing protein, with protein MSEPSVPTVVDALEPWPGTVDWRPVSGRLIAVHLIGIATWTVILLAGAVTGVALGGQVIWFWAMGGVLLLAVWRSVIAARAVRAWGYAERDKDLLVRHGLLVRHLSIVPYARMQYVDVTAGPLERAFGLATVQLHTAAAASNARVPGLAPQEASRLRDRLTALGEDRAEGL; from the coding sequence GTGAGCGAGCCGTCCGTGCCAACCGTCGTCGATGCCCTCGAACCCTGGCCCGGGACGGTCGACTGGCGGCCGGTCTCCGGCCGGCTGATCGCCGTCCACCTCATCGGGATCGCCACCTGGACCGTGATCCTGCTCGCCGGAGCCGTCACCGGGGTGGCCCTCGGCGGGCAGGTGATCTGGTTCTGGGCGATGGGCGGCGTGCTGCTGCTCGCGGTCTGGCGGTCGGTCATCGCGGCCCGCGCGGTGCGCGCCTGGGGCTACGCCGAAAGAGACAAGGACTTGCTGGTACGGCACGGTCTCCTGGTCCGGCACCTGTCCATCGTGCCGTACGCCCGGATGCAGTACGTCGACGTCACCGCCGGTCCGCTGGAGCGCGCGTTCGGGCTGGCCACCGTCCAGTTGCACACCGCCGCCGCGGCCAGTAACGCCCGGGTGCCGGGGCTGGCGCCCCAGGAGGCGTCCCGGCTGCGCGACCGGCTGACCGCCCTCGGCGAGGACCGGGCCGAAGGCCTGTGA
- a CDS encoding PH domain-containing protein, which yields MSEPETPEPGEAAPEEPRRRLHPLSPLLKGAKSIVVIVAALSWQTLGEVGFTDFALIVLALAVAVVVFSAVGWWNTGYLVVGRELRIAEGLLWRRNRAIPLDRLQTVELRRPLLAQLTGLAELRLEVVGGGKTEAPLAYLTVQNASALRERLLALSGRTPAGSLASGAPQTPGAPQTPGSPAPEPPPFYQVRNQDLLISQLLTPQAFMLPLGVAWVITQFAMEGSWTFIGIGGTVTAMAGVLLQPVRRVLSDWNFRLVRGERLLLQYGLTETRSQVVPPHRVQAVRITWPFLWRAKRWLQLSIDVAGLSGPERGDDNSSDRLMPVGDPDTARALVGAALPGVDLITLATSPPPARAWWLHPFGLRFYGAGLAGDVFVSRSGRVTREMTLVPYARIQSVRVVQGPLQRRLGLATVYADTAGGRPGEASDRDLAEAYAIADQLSVRAREARDALRTQAAALPPLPLSPAAAQPPSPLSPGAAYPLSAQPGVGQHGHFPAGTVSPGYVTPIPDEPVDETFWQRPERT from the coding sequence GTGAGCGAGCCGGAGACCCCCGAGCCGGGCGAGGCCGCCCCCGAGGAGCCACGCCGGCGGTTGCATCCCCTCAGCCCGCTGCTGAAGGGCGCCAAGAGCATCGTGGTGATCGTCGCGGCGCTCTCCTGGCAGACGCTCGGCGAGGTGGGGTTCACCGACTTCGCCCTGATCGTGCTCGCGCTGGCGGTCGCCGTCGTGGTGTTCTCCGCGGTCGGCTGGTGGAACACCGGGTACCTCGTCGTCGGGCGGGAGCTGAGGATCGCCGAGGGCCTGCTGTGGCGGCGCAACCGGGCCATCCCGCTCGACCGGCTCCAGACCGTCGAACTGCGCCGGCCGCTGCTCGCCCAGCTCACCGGACTGGCCGAACTGCGCCTCGAAGTCGTCGGCGGCGGCAAGACCGAGGCGCCACTGGCCTATCTGACCGTGCAGAACGCGTCGGCGCTGCGGGAGCGACTGCTGGCCCTGTCCGGGCGTACCCCAGCGGGCTCTCTCGCCTCCGGCGCACCGCAGACGCCTGGCGCACCGCAGACCCCGGGCTCGCCCGCGCCGGAACCACCGCCGTTCTACCAGGTCCGCAACCAGGACCTGCTGATCAGTCAACTTCTGACCCCGCAGGCGTTCATGCTGCCGCTCGGCGTCGCCTGGGTGATCACCCAGTTCGCGATGGAGGGGTCGTGGACGTTCATCGGCATCGGCGGCACGGTGACCGCGATGGCCGGTGTCCTCCTCCAGCCGGTCCGGCGGGTGCTGAGCGACTGGAACTTCCGGCTGGTCCGTGGCGAGCGATTGCTCCTGCAGTACGGCCTCACCGAGACCCGCAGCCAGGTGGTGCCACCGCACCGGGTGCAGGCCGTGCGGATCACCTGGCCGTTCCTGTGGCGGGCCAAACGCTGGCTGCAACTGAGCATCGACGTGGCCGGTCTGTCCGGCCCCGAACGGGGTGACGACAACAGCTCCGACCGGCTGATGCCGGTCGGGGACCCGGACACCGCGCGTGCCCTCGTCGGTGCCGCCCTGCCCGGCGTCGACCTGATCACGCTGGCCACCTCGCCCCCGCCAGCCCGGGCCTGGTGGCTGCACCCGTTCGGCCTGCGGTTCTACGGTGCCGGGCTGGCCGGCGACGTCTTCGTCAGCCGGTCCGGGCGGGTGACCAGGGAGATGACCCTGGTGCCGTACGCCCGGATCCAGAGCGTCCGGGTCGTCCAGGGCCCGCTGCAGCGGCGCCTGGGCTTGGCCACCGTCTACGCCGACACCGCTGGTGGCCGGCCCGGTGAGGCCAGCGACCGGGACCTGGCCGAGGCCTACGCCATCGCCGATCAGTTGTCGGTCCGCGCCCGCGAGGCTCGCGACGCCCTCCGCACCCAGGCCGCCGCTCTGCCGCCCCTGCCACTGTCTCCGGCCGCCGCTCAGCCGCCCTCGCCCCTGTCTCCGGGCGCCGCCTACCCGCTCTCGGCCCAACCCGGTGTGGGGCAGCACGGCCACTTCCCGGCCGGGACCGTTTCACCCGGGTATGTGACGCCGATCCCGGACGAGCCGGTGGACGAGACGTTCTGGCAGCGGCCCGAACGGACATAG
- a CDS encoding aminopeptidase P family protein, with the protein MADNSGSNQPAPKTESHDPDFPEAFLSFMRQGWREDPLAVTPLPEVPNFAKRRAALSEAFPGETLIIPSGNEKVRANDTDYAFRPGSDFFYLTGDHDPDSVLILHPTGSGHDAVLYTRQRNSKDTDRFFRDRNGELWIGRTHTLAEKSAELGLTTSSLGALGSALAGTAPGRARVLRGHDAAVDRAILAYEPDRSRPRDRELARVISELKLVKDEWEIAQLQAAIDATVRGFEDVARVLPADRSVKERLLEGVFGLRARHDGNDVGYTSIVGAGAHATILHWVRNTGMTTPGDLLLMDMGVEGHNLYTADVTRTVPVNGTFTPLQRQVYDIVHASQQAGMDAIKPGVVFKDVHKVCMRVLAEGLHDLGLLPVSVDQAMNDDSTVYRRWTLHGFGHMLGIDVHDCSAARSEAYREGPLQEGHVLTVEPGLYFQTEDELVPEELRGVGVRIEDDVLVTADGCRNLSSGLPRSSGEVEQWLASQREAGPRLPG; encoded by the coding sequence ATGGCCGACAACAGCGGCAGCAACCAGCCCGCGCCGAAGACGGAGTCGCACGACCCCGACTTCCCGGAGGCTTTCCTGAGCTTCATGCGGCAGGGCTGGCGGGAGGATCCGCTGGCGGTGACACCGTTGCCGGAGGTGCCCAACTTCGCGAAGCGGCGGGCCGCGCTCTCCGAGGCCTTCCCCGGTGAGACGCTGATCATCCCGAGCGGCAACGAGAAGGTGCGTGCCAACGACACCGACTACGCGTTCCGTCCCGGCAGCGACTTCTTCTACCTGACCGGCGACCACGACCCGGACAGTGTGCTGATCCTGCACCCGACCGGTTCCGGTCACGACGCGGTGCTCTACACCCGGCAGCGCAACTCGAAGGACACCGATCGCTTCTTCCGCGACCGCAACGGCGAGCTGTGGATCGGGCGCACCCACACCCTTGCCGAGAAGTCCGCGGAACTGGGCCTGACCACGTCGTCGCTGGGTGCGCTGGGTTCGGCGCTGGCCGGCACCGCGCCCGGCCGAGCGCGGGTGCTGCGCGGGCACGACGCGGCGGTGGACCGGGCGATCCTGGCGTACGAGCCGGACCGTTCGCGACCGCGCGACCGCGAGCTGGCCCGGGTGATCTCCGAGCTGAAGCTGGTCAAGGACGAGTGGGAGATCGCCCAGCTCCAGGCCGCGATCGACGCCACGGTCCGCGGTTTCGAAGACGTCGCCCGGGTTCTGCCGGCCGACCGCAGTGTCAAGGAGCGCCTGCTGGAGGGCGTCTTCGGGCTGCGTGCCCGGCACGACGGCAACGACGTCGGCTACACCTCGATCGTCGGCGCCGGCGCGCACGCGACGATCCTGCACTGGGTGCGCAACACCGGGATGACCACGCCCGGCGACCTGCTGCTGATGGACATGGGCGTGGAGGGGCACAACCTCTATACCGCCGACGTGACCCGCACGGTCCCGGTCAACGGCACGTTCACCCCGTTGCAGCGGCAGGTCTACGACATCGTGCACGCCTCGCAGCAGGCCGGCATGGACGCGATCAAGCCCGGTGTGGTCTTCAAGGACGTGCACAAGGTCTGCATGCGGGTGCTCGCCGAGGGCCTGCACGACCTGGGCCTGCTGCCGGTGAGCGTGGACCAGGCGATGAACGACGACAGCACGGTCTACCGGCGGTGGACGCTGCACGGCTTCGGGCACATGCTCGGCATCGACGTGCACGACTGCTCGGCCGCGCGCAGCGAGGCATACCGCGAAGGCCCCCTCCAGGAGGGTCACGTGCTGACCGTCGAGCCGGGCCTCTACTTCCAGACCGAGGACGAGCTGGTCCCCGAGGAGTTGCGCGGCGTCGGCGTCCGGATCGAGGACGACGTGCTGGTCACCGCGGACGGCTGCCGCAACCTGTCGTCCGGGCTGCCCCGCTCGTCCGGCGAGGTCGAGCAGTGGCTGGCGTCCCAGCGCGAGGCCGGCCCCCGCCTGCCCGGCTGA
- a CDS encoding superoxide dismutase family protein: MRSRLLALAAPLLLTAAAPAPEPVPGPDSEGTFQSWRAGATAVTYDPAMVPAGARARVAVDHTTTGVRVTLLVTGLRPGHAYGAHLHTGRCGSAPADAGPHYQHRRDPAAAPGRPSVDPAFANARNEIWLDLITDVNGVGRAVTAQDWAFDASRPPWSLVLHAEHTHTVPGQAGTAGARLACLTRDSETGYQGGPGRG, translated from the coding sequence ATGAGATCGAGACTGCTGGCCCTTGCCGCACCCCTGCTCCTCACCGCCGCCGCGCCCGCCCCCGAGCCGGTGCCCGGCCCGGATTCCGAGGGCACCTTCCAGTCCTGGCGGGCCGGTGCCACCGCGGTCACCTACGACCCGGCGATGGTCCCGGCCGGCGCGCGGGCCCGGGTCGCTGTCGATCACACCACCACCGGGGTACGGGTGACGCTGCTCGTGACCGGTCTGCGGCCGGGTCATGCCTACGGCGCCCACCTGCACACCGGCCGATGCGGCAGTGCTCCCGCCGACGCCGGCCCGCACTACCAGCACCGGCGGGACCCGGCCGCGGCACCGGGCCGGCCGTCGGTGGATCCGGCGTTCGCCAATGCCCGCAATGAGATCTGGCTCGACCTCATCACCGATGTGAACGGGGTCGGCCGGGCGGTCACCGCCCAGGACTGGGCCTTCGACGCGTCGCGGCCGCCGTGGTCGCTGGTGCTGCACGCCGAGCACACGCACACCGTGCCCGGTCAGGCCGGCACCGCGGGCGCTCGGCTGGCCTGCCTGACCAGGGACTCCGAAACCGGCTACCAGGGCGGACCGGGCCGGGGGTGA
- a CDS encoding thioesterase family protein: MEIPEFAPGLGARVELTVTDADTAQSLGSGDVPVLATPRVLALAEAATVAATARKIPGGVTTVGTRAEIDHRAPAPVGRRVVAQATLTKTDGRTLHFDVTVHDDTTLVAEVRVERVIVDRQRFIAKALGD, encoded by the coding sequence ATGGAGATTCCGGAGTTCGCGCCCGGCCTCGGTGCCCGGGTCGAGTTGACGGTCACCGACGCCGACACCGCGCAGTCCCTGGGCTCCGGCGACGTGCCGGTGCTCGCCACGCCCCGGGTCCTCGCCCTGGCCGAGGCCGCGACGGTCGCCGCGACCGCCCGGAAGATCCCCGGCGGTGTCACCACCGTCGGCACCCGCGCCGAGATCGACCACCGCGCCCCGGCTCCGGTCGGCCGCCGGGTCGTCGCGCAGGCCACCCTGACCAAGACCGACGGCCGCACACTCCACTTCGACGTGACCGTTCACGACGACACCACCCTGGTCGCCGAGGTCCGCGTCGAGCGCGTGATCGTCGACCGCCAGCGCTTCATCGCGAAAGCCCTCGGCGACTGA